A genome region from Salvia splendens isolate huo1 chromosome 19, SspV2, whole genome shotgun sequence includes the following:
- the LOC121778926 gene encoding uncharacterized protein LOC121778926 gives MHTHSRGLPLEPIDLEIEASNRRRNALRRLNQRIQVSSPVQRRSPSPVQESPSPTPSPVHSPIQFERHSPILMENGDENKVPPPPPTNVLLQQQLEDLQRRLDQRQNVVPVQNMYAYHGVANPPVGNNVNANTFELRRGLLQMAENNAFRGRPTEDPNKHLTKFIQICNTTKINGVTDEQIRLRVFPFSLEDDAKDWLDSMEPNSIRMWDAMVEKFLEIYYPPSEALKRQSEIISFEMVPQESIRGAWERFKGLMKRCPNHGLNPTHQVLAFYRGCLPEAKRELNLSAGGSLLKKGEAEAMEVIERVASNDEGWNNERSRVHRVASAAESSHMDNMYKQMEILHKKIDLMGMGPAVQEQQGGAEDVNYIHQGGNSYYNNSRPNQGGGGYNQFGNKVHPNLSYGNPNNSLQPLPGFTVSQGMITEPQKKSLEDILSAFMIQSHKNMEHTTQRLEKVENDVHGMTVHMKGLETQMSQIAQAVSSQHKPGQFPGQPNVNPKDCKAIYLRSGTSYESPMPEVEAKEVPEEKEEEEIEVESPLIQSEVQPEAIAPPTPKEVKIPFPQVVQKKKLDEKLVKFLEIFKRVHLNIPLIEALQQMPGYLKFLKEIISKKKRLVDYETVNLTENCSAIIQQKMPAKMKDPGSFNISCVIGNDRQTKALCDLGASINLMPLSFFRKLKFGVLKPTTFTLQMADKSVKFPNGLLENVLVRVNDFIFPVDFVVLDMKEDPNVPLILGRPFLATGKALIDVTKGELTLRHGNKTAILSLLDKMKRHEVEDSKRVEEVPLKVEDCKMIQVAHVKARDGGVEKPLEEIFMPEWLFEDEHRLGGKKKKVAKLEKLEDLTEVLLGKM, from the coding sequence ATGCACACACACTCTAGGGGTCTACCATTAGAGCCTATCGATCTtgagatcgaagcatccaacaGAAGGAGAAACGCTTTGAGAAGGCTAAATCAAAGGATCCAAGTATCTTCTCCGGTCCAAAGACGATCACCTTCACCAGTTCAAGAATCACCGTCACCTACTCCGTCACCAGTTCACTCCCCTATTCAGTTTGAGCGACATTCTCCTATCCTGATGGAGAACGGAGACGAGAATAAAgttccaccacctcctccaacgAATGTTCTGCTTCAACAACAACTCGAAGACTTGCAGAGGAGGTTAGATCAAAGGCAAAACGTGGTACCTGTCCAGAACATGTATGCCTATCATGGGGTGGCAAACCCACCTGTTGGCAACAATGTTAATGCCAACACATTTGAACTCAGGAGAGGACTACTTCAGATGGCGGAAAACAATGCTTTTAGAGGCCGACCCACAGAGGATCCTAACAAGCACCTCACTAAATTCATCCAGATCTGCAACACGACGAAGATAAATGGAGTCACAGATGAGCAGATCAGATTAAGGGTGTTCCCTTTTTCTCTGGAGGATGATGCCAAGGATTGGCTGGACAGTATGGAGCCTAACTCCATTCGCATGTGGGATGCCATGGTTGAGAAGTTCTTAGAAATATACTACCCACCGAGTGAGGCTTTGAAGAGACAGTCAGAAATCATTTCGTTTGAGATGGTTCCCCAAGAGAGTATCCGAGGAGCGTGGGAAAGATTCAAGGGACTGATGAAGAGGTGTCCCAACCATGGGCTGAATCCGACGCATCAAGTCCTAGCATTCTATAGGGGGTGTCTGCCTGAAGCAAAACGTGAACTGAACCTGAGCGCAGGAGGATCATTGCTGAAGAAGGGAGAAGCAGAGGCCATGGAAGTGATTGAGAGAGTGGCCTCTAATGATGAAGGCTGGAACAACGAGAGGAGCAGAGTACACAGGGTAGCCTCTGCCGCAGAGAGCAGCCATATGGACAACATGTATAAACAGATGGAGATCCTCCACAAGAAGATAGATCTCATGGGGATGGGACCTGCGGTGCAAGAGCAGCAAGGGGGTGCAGAGGATGTTAACTATATACACCAAGGGGGCAATAGCTACTATAACAACTCCCGCCCCAATCAAGGGGGTGGAGGTTACAACCAATTTGGGAACAAGGTGCATCCTAATCTATCGTATGGGAACCCCAACAATTCCCTGCAGCCACTACCGGGGTTCACAGTTTCTCAAGGGATGATCACTGAGCCGCAAAAGAAAAGTTTAGAGGACATACTGAGTGCATTCATGATACAGTCACACAAGAACATGGAGCATACCACTCAAAGGCTAGAGAAGGTTGAGAATGATGTCCACGGCATGACAGTCCATATGAAGGGCCTAGAGACGCAGATGAGTCAGATTGCTCAAGCTGTGAGCAGTCAGCATAAGCCAGGGCAGTTCCCAGGACAGCCAAATGTGAACCCCAAGGATTGCAAGGCAATCTACTTAAGGAGTGGGACAAGCTATGAGAGTCCTATGCCCGAAGTGGAAGCTAAGGAAGTACccgaagagaaagaagaagaggagattgAGGTGGAATCACCTCTTATACAATCTGAGGTTCAACCCGAGGCAATTGCTCCTCCCACGCCAAAAGAGGTTAAAATCCCTTTTCCTCAAGTGGTGCAAAAGAAGAAGTTGGACGAGAAGCTTGTTAAGTTCCTTGAGATCTTCAAGAGAGTGCACCTCAATATTCCTCTTATTGAGGCTCTCCAACAAATGCCCGGCTACCTCAAGTTTTTGAAAGAGATTATATCCAAGAAGAAGAGGTTGGTTGATTATGAAACCGTGAATTTGACCGAGAATTGTAGTGCAATCATCCAACAAAAGATGCCGGCAAAGATGAAAGATCCGGGGAGCTTCAACATTTCTTGTGTGATCGGGAATGATAGGCAAACTAAGGCCTTGTGTGACTTAGGGGCAAGTATAAATCTCATGCCTTTAAGCTTCTTCCGGAAGTTGAAGTTTGGTGTCTTGAAGCCAACTACCTTTACCCTCCAAATGGCGGATAAATCCGTCAAATTCCCGAATGGACTCCTTGAGAATGTATTGGTAAGGGTGAATGATTTTATCTTCCCCGTGGACTTTGTTGTTTTGGACATGAAGGAGGATCCAAATGTCCCTCTCATCCTTGGAAGACCATTCCTAGCAACCGGGAAAGCTCTAATTGACGTCACTAAGGGAGAACTCACCCTTAGGCATGGAAACAAGACGGCCATTCTCTCTTTGTTAGACAAGATGAAACGCCATGAAGTAGAAGATTCCAAGAGAGTGGAAGAGGTGCCCTTGAAAGTTGAAGATTGCAAGATGATACAAGTGGCACATGTGAAGGCTAGGGATGGTGGGGTTGAGAAACCTTTGGAGGAGATATTTATGCCGGAATGGCTGTTTGAAGATGAACATAGATTGGggggtaagaagaagaaggtggcCAAATTGGAAAAATTGGAAGATCTAACGGAGGTGTTGTTGGGGAAGATGTGA
- the LOC121778533 gene encoding probable 1-acylglycerol-3-phosphate O-acyltransferase isoform X2, translating to MRTALPRWSKLPRDLATKMADEINSSAAAASKSRSLWPSVLRWIPTSTDHIIAAEKRLLSLLKTPYVQEQVNIGSGPPGSRVRWFRSASDEPRFINTVTFDAKEGAPTLVMVHGYGASQGFFFRNFDALAARFRVVAIDQLGWGGSSRPDFTCKSTEETEAWFIDSFEEWRKAKNLSNFVLLGHSFGGYVAAKYALKHPEHVQHLILVGPAGFTSETEHRSEWLTRFRATWKGAILNHLWESNFTPQKIVRGLGPWGPDLVRKYTSARFGSYSDGSILTEDESRLLTAKASGELCLKYIFSFGAFARKPLLQCASEWKVPTTFIYGHQDWMNYQGAQEARKQMKVPCEIIRVPQAGHFVFIDNPNAFLSAVFYGCRKFFPYTPGSNKLPEGLDSV from the exons ATGAGAACTGCCCTTCCCCGCTGGTCCAAATTGCCGCGAGATTTGGCTACTAAAATGGCCGACGAAATCAACtcatccgccgccgccgcctccaagAGCCGCTCGCTCTGGCCCTCCGTTCTGCGGTGGATTCCGACCTCCACCGACCACATCATCGCCGCCGAAAAACGCCTTCTTTCTCTACTCAA AACGCCTTATGTGCAAGAGCAGGTCAATATTGGCTCCGGTCCTCCCGGTTCCAGAGTCCGCTGGTTCCGCTCGGCCAGCGACGAGCCTAGGTTTATCAATACGGTGACGTTTGATGCAAAAGAGGGGGCGCCGACTCTAGTCATGGTCCATGGATATGGAGCTTCTCAAGGCTTCTTTTTCCGTAATTTTGATGCCCTTGCAGCGCGTTTCAGAGTAGTTGCAATTGATCAACTTGG TTGGGGAGGATCCAGTCGGCCTGATTTCACATGTAAAAGCACTGAAG AAACTGAGGCATGGTTCATTGACTCGTTTGAGGAATGGCGTAAAGCGAAAAATCTTAGCAACTTTGTTTTGCTTGGGCATTCCTTTGGAGGGTATGTTGCTGCTAAATATGCGCTTAAG CATCCTGAGCACGTTCAGCATTTAATTTTAGTAGGGCCTGCTGGATTCACATCTGAAACAGAACATAGGTCTGAGTGGCTTACTCGATTTAGAGCAACATGGAAAGGTGCCATTTTAAATCATCTCTGGGAGTCTAATTTTACACCTCAGAAGATTGTAAG AGGTTTAGGTCCTTGGGGTCCAGACCTGGTTCGCAAGTATACCAGTGCTAGATTTGGGTCATATTCAGATGGAAGTATATTGACTGAGGATGAATCAAGACTACTTACAG CTAAAGCTAGTGGAGAGTTGTGCTTAAAGTATATATTCTCCTTTGGAGCCTTTGCCCGAAAACCTCTATTGCAGTG TGCTTCTGAATGGAAGGTCCCGACAACATTTATATATGGCCATCAAGATTGGATGAACTACCAAGGAGCACAGGAAGCACGCAAGCAAATGAAGGTTCCATGTGAGATTATAAGGGTTCCTCAG GCCGGACACTTTGTATTTATCGACAACCCCAATGCATTTCTGTCAGCTGTGTTTTATGGATGCCGCAAGTTTTTCCCATACACCCCGGGTAGTAACAAACTCCCAGAAGGCCTGGATTCTGTTTAG
- the LOC121778533 gene encoding probable 1-acylglycerol-3-phosphate O-acyltransferase isoform X1, translating into MRTALPRWSKLPRDLATKMADEINSSAAAASKSRSLWPSVLRWIPTSTDHIIAAEKRLLSLLKTPYVQEQVNIGSGPPGSRVRWFRSASDEPRFINTVTFDAKEGAPTLVMVHGYGASQGFFFRNFDALAARFRVVAIDQLGWGGSSRPDFTCKSTEETEAWFIDSFEEWRKAKNLSNFVLLGHSFGGYVAAKYALKHPEHVQHLILVGPAGFTSETEHRSEWLTRFRATWKGAILNHLWESNFTPQKIVRGLGPWGPDLVRKYTSARFGSYSDGSILTEDESRLLTDYIYHTLAAKASGELCLKYIFSFGAFARKPLLQCASEWKVPTTFIYGHQDWMNYQGAQEARKQMKVPCEIIRVPQAGHFVFIDNPNAFLSAVFYGCRKFFPYTPGSNKLPEGLDSV; encoded by the exons ATGAGAACTGCCCTTCCCCGCTGGTCCAAATTGCCGCGAGATTTGGCTACTAAAATGGCCGACGAAATCAACtcatccgccgccgccgcctccaagAGCCGCTCGCTCTGGCCCTCCGTTCTGCGGTGGATTCCGACCTCCACCGACCACATCATCGCCGCCGAAAAACGCCTTCTTTCTCTACTCAA AACGCCTTATGTGCAAGAGCAGGTCAATATTGGCTCCGGTCCTCCCGGTTCCAGAGTCCGCTGGTTCCGCTCGGCCAGCGACGAGCCTAGGTTTATCAATACGGTGACGTTTGATGCAAAAGAGGGGGCGCCGACTCTAGTCATGGTCCATGGATATGGAGCTTCTCAAGGCTTCTTTTTCCGTAATTTTGATGCCCTTGCAGCGCGTTTCAGAGTAGTTGCAATTGATCAACTTGG TTGGGGAGGATCCAGTCGGCCTGATTTCACATGTAAAAGCACTGAAG AAACTGAGGCATGGTTCATTGACTCGTTTGAGGAATGGCGTAAAGCGAAAAATCTTAGCAACTTTGTTTTGCTTGGGCATTCCTTTGGAGGGTATGTTGCTGCTAAATATGCGCTTAAG CATCCTGAGCACGTTCAGCATTTAATTTTAGTAGGGCCTGCTGGATTCACATCTGAAACAGAACATAGGTCTGAGTGGCTTACTCGATTTAGAGCAACATGGAAAGGTGCCATTTTAAATCATCTCTGGGAGTCTAATTTTACACCTCAGAAGATTGTAAG AGGTTTAGGTCCTTGGGGTCCAGACCTGGTTCGCAAGTATACCAGTGCTAGATTTGGGTCATATTCAGATGGAAGTATATTGACTGAGGATGAATCAAGACTACTTACAG ATTATATATATCACACTTTGGCAGCTAAAGCTAGTGGAGAGTTGTGCTTAAAGTATATATTCTCCTTTGGAGCCTTTGCCCGAAAACCTCTATTGCAGTG TGCTTCTGAATGGAAGGTCCCGACAACATTTATATATGGCCATCAAGATTGGATGAACTACCAAGGAGCACAGGAAGCACGCAAGCAAATGAAGGTTCCATGTGAGATTATAAGGGTTCCTCAG GCCGGACACTTTGTATTTATCGACAACCCCAATGCATTTCTGTCAGCTGTGTTTTATGGATGCCGCAAGTTTTTCCCATACACCCCGGGTAGTAACAAACTCCCAGAAGGCCTGGATTCTGTTTAG